One window from the genome of Pseudomonas leptonychotis encodes:
- a CDS encoding BMP family ABC transporter substrate-binding protein: MQNKSKNPLLRALVAALGFSATLGASAADPLKVGFVYIGPIGDHGWTYQHEQGRQELIKELGDKVETSYVENVPEGADAERVIRNMAKGGFDLIFTTSFGYMNPTLKVAKQFPKVTFEHATGYKQDKNLGTYLSRSYEGRYVGGFLAAKMTKTKKIGYVASFPIPEVIRDINAIQLALDKYNPGTEIKVVWVNSWFDPGKESDAANALIDQGVDVVFQHTDSPAPIQTAERRGVYSVGYASDMAHFGPKAVLTSIVNDWGPHYVKSTQAVIDGNWKSQDFWGGLAEDTIKLPISDLVPTDVKAEAEQIIADIKSGAFHPFTGPIKDQSGVEKIPAGVAATNAELASMNYYVENVKAELPK, from the coding sequence ATGCAGAACAAGAGCAAAAACCCCCTGCTGCGCGCCCTCGTCGCCGCCCTTGGTTTCAGCGCCACCTTGGGCGCGTCCGCCGCCGATCCGTTGAAGGTTGGTTTCGTCTATATTGGCCCGATTGGCGACCACGGCTGGACCTACCAGCACGAGCAAGGCCGCCAGGAGCTGATCAAGGAACTCGGCGATAAAGTCGAAACCAGCTATGTGGAGAACGTGCCAGAAGGCGCAGACGCCGAACGCGTGATCCGCAACATGGCCAAGGGCGGCTTTGATCTGATCTTCACCACCTCCTTCGGCTACATGAACCCAACGCTGAAAGTGGCTAAGCAGTTCCCCAAAGTCACCTTCGAGCACGCCACCGGTTACAAGCAGGACAAGAACCTCGGCACCTACCTGTCGCGCTCCTATGAAGGCCGTTATGTCGGCGGTTTCCTCGCGGCGAAAATGACCAAAACCAAGAAGATCGGTTACGTCGCCTCCTTCCCTATCCCGGAAGTGATCCGCGACATCAACGCGATTCAGCTGGCCCTGGACAAGTACAACCCAGGCACCGAAATCAAAGTGGTGTGGGTTAACTCCTGGTTCGATCCAGGCAAGGAATCCGATGCGGCCAACGCACTGATCGACCAGGGCGTGGACGTGGTGTTCCAGCACACCGACAGCCCCGCACCGATCCAGACCGCCGAGCGTCGTGGCGTCTACTCCGTGGGCTACGCCTCGGACATGGCGCATTTCGGGCCGAAAGCCGTGCTCACCTCGATCGTCAACGACTGGGGCCCGCACTACGTCAAATCCACCCAGGCGGTGATCGACGGCAACTGGAAATCCCAGGACTTCTGGGGCGGCCTGGCTGAAGACACCATCAAGTTGCCGATCAGCGACTTGGTGCCGACTGATGTGAAGGCCGAAGCCGAGCAGATTATCGCCGACATCAAGAGCGGCGCCTTCCACCCGTTCACCGGCCCGATCAAGGACCAGAGCGGCGTAGAGAAAATCCCGGCCGGTGTCGCGGCAACTAACGCCGAGCTGGCTTCGATGAACTACTACGTGGAAAACGTAAAGGCTGAACTGCCGAAGTAA
- a CDS encoding ABC transporter permease — MDLDLLSNIFYAMVRTGTPLLLVALGELICEKSGVLNLGQEGMMLFGAVIGFIVALSTGNLWLGVLLAMAAGMLLSMLFAAVALGFNANQVATGLALTIFGVGLSTFVGAAWVGKPLTGFEPIAIPLLSEIPLIGRMLFDQDVLVYLSFALFGLVAWVLLKSRIGLIIQAVGENPDAASAMGLPVLRVRTLAVLFGGAMAGLAGGYLSLAYTPMWAENMTAGRGWIALALVVFASWRVLRVLLGAYLFGLASIIHLVAQGIGLSIPSNLLAMLPYVATILVLVLLSRDAIKTRLFAPVSLGKPWQPGH; from the coding sequence ATGGATCTCGATCTACTCAGCAATATTTTCTACGCCATGGTGCGCACCGGTACGCCGTTGCTGCTGGTGGCATTGGGCGAACTGATCTGCGAGAAGAGCGGCGTACTCAACCTCGGCCAGGAAGGCATGATGCTGTTCGGCGCGGTGATCGGCTTTATCGTCGCCCTGAGCACCGGCAACCTGTGGCTCGGCGTGCTGCTGGCCATGGCCGCCGGCATGCTGCTGTCGATGCTGTTCGCTGCCGTCGCCCTGGGTTTTAACGCCAACCAAGTAGCCACCGGGCTGGCGCTGACTATTTTTGGCGTCGGCCTGTCGACCTTTGTTGGCGCAGCTTGGGTCGGCAAACCGCTGACTGGCTTCGAACCCATTGCCATTCCGCTGCTCAGTGAAATCCCGCTAATCGGGCGCATGTTGTTCGACCAGGACGTGCTGGTGTACTTGTCCTTCGCCCTGTTCGGCCTGGTGGCTTGGGTGCTGCTGAAAAGCCGTATCGGCTTGATCATCCAGGCAGTCGGCGAAAACCCCGACGCCGCCAGCGCCATGGGCCTGCCGGTGCTGCGCGTACGCACACTAGCAGTGCTGTTCGGTGGCGCCATGGCCGGACTGGCGGGCGGCTACCTGTCGCTGGCTTATACGCCGATGTGGGCGGAAAACATGACCGCCGGCCGCGGCTGGATCGCCCTGGCCTTGGTGGTATTCGCCAGCTGGCGGGTACTGCGCGTACTGCTCGGTGCTTACCTGTTCGGCTTGGCCAGCATCATTCATTTGGTTGCCCAGGGTATCGGCCTGTCGATCCCCTCCAACCTGCTGGCGATGCTGCCGTATGTGGCGACGATTCTGGTGCTGGTACTGCTCTCGCGGGATGCGATCAAAACCCGGCTGTTTGCCCCGGTATCGCTGGGCAAGCCTTGGCAGCCAGGGCACTGA
- a CDS encoding ABC transporter permease: protein MLLSLEPRGQQSRAMLWLSPLLAAALTLISGALLFTLLGHDPLETLHTLLIAPLADWYGVSELLVKALPILLCALGLAVAYQARIWNIGAEGQLLLGALAGSAMAIQIIEWDSRWALVWVILAGIAAGAAWGGLTAWLRTQFNANEILTSIMLNYIALNLLLYFVHGPLKDPAGFNFPESAMFGDASRLPLVSEDGRLHGGLYFALLALVAVWVLLQKSFLGFQIKVLGLDRRAAGFVGFREKRLVWFALLVSGGLAGLAGVGEVAGPIGQLVPQVSPGYGYAAITVAFLGRLNPLGILFASLLMALLYLGGENAQMTMNLPQAITQLFQGMMLFFLLACDVLILYRPRLKLKWLQRTALKQVAV, encoded by the coding sequence ATGCTGTTATCCCTCGAACCGCGCGGCCAGCAATCGCGCGCCATGCTCTGGTTGTCACCGTTGCTCGCCGCCGCACTCACCCTGATCAGCGGCGCACTGTTGTTCACCTTGCTCGGCCATGACCCGCTGGAAACCCTGCACACCTTGCTGATCGCGCCGCTAGCCGACTGGTACGGCGTGTCCGAACTGCTGGTCAAAGCGCTGCCGATTCTGCTGTGCGCCCTTGGCTTGGCGGTGGCGTATCAGGCACGCATCTGGAATATCGGCGCAGAAGGCCAGTTGCTGCTCGGCGCGCTGGCCGGCAGCGCCATGGCGATTCAGATTATCGAATGGGACAGTCGCTGGGCGCTGGTCTGGGTCATCCTGGCGGGCATCGCTGCCGGCGCGGCCTGGGGCGGCCTGACGGCCTGGCTGCGCACCCAGTTCAATGCCAACGAAATCCTCACCAGCATCATGCTCAACTACATCGCCCTGAACCTGCTGCTGTACTTCGTGCACGGCCCGTTGAAAGACCCCGCCGGCTTCAACTTCCCAGAATCAGCAATGTTCGGCGACGCCAGCCGTCTGCCGTTGGTGAGTGAAGATGGTCGCCTGCATGGCGGTCTGTACTTCGCCCTGCTGGCCTTGGTAGCCGTATGGGTGCTGCTGCAAAAGAGCTTTCTTGGCTTCCAGATAAAAGTGCTCGGCCTCGACCGCCGCGCCGCCGGCTTTGTCGGCTTTCGCGAGAAACGCCTGGTGTGGTTCGCCCTGCTGGTCAGTGGCGGGCTGGCAGGCTTGGCCGGGGTTGGCGAAGTGGCTGGGCCGATTGGCCAACTGGTGCCACAGGTGTCGCCCGGCTATGGCTACGCGGCCATTACCGTGGCCTTTCTCGGTCGTCTAAATCCGCTCGGGATTCTGTTCGCCAGCCTGCTGATGGCGCTGCTGTACCTGGGCGGCGAGAACGCGCAGATGACCATGAACTTGCCGCAGGCCATCACCCAACTGTTCCAGGGAATGATGCTGTTCTTCCTGCTCGCCTGCGATGTGCTGATTCTTTACCGGCCACGGTTGAAGCTGAAGTGGTTGCAGCGCACAGCACTCAAGCAAGTGGCTGTTTAA
- a CDS encoding DUF2946 domain-containing protein, with product MKLTRTDRRLLAWMLYFSVLFSAFACSIGHGQMAGLQLSGLSSQYCSFDGNFGAGADLDGSGVVAPNPATGSGCSLTSLFSAIILAAFFGLLGLLAASRAPTTFFVFLPRPVRYFWPSANPRASPLL from the coding sequence ATGAAATTGACCCGTACTGACCGCCGTCTGCTGGCCTGGATGCTGTATTTCAGCGTGCTGTTCAGCGCGTTCGCCTGCAGTATCGGGCACGGGCAGATGGCGGGTTTGCAGCTCAGTGGGCTCAGCAGCCAGTACTGCTCCTTCGACGGCAACTTCGGTGCGGGTGCGGATCTGGATGGTTCTGGGGTGGTGGCGCCCAACCCGGCTACGGGAAGCGGTTGTAGCCTTACCAGTCTGTTCAGCGCGATCATCCTGGCGGCCTTCTTCGGTTTGCTGGGGCTGCTGGCGGCCAGCCGTGCACCGACTACCTTCTTTGTCTTTCTTCCCCGTCCCGTTCGTTACTTCTGGCCCTCGGCCAACCCTCGCGCCTCTCCGTTGCTCTAG
- a CDS encoding 2-oxoglutarate and iron-dependent oxygenase domain-containing protein, protein MNSLPIIDIAPLYSTDESAWPAVAEQIDRACREWGFFYITGHPISPTRIAELLAAARTFFAQPSAEKLKIDITQTAHHRGYGAIATEQLDPSKPSDLKETFDMGFHMPADHPEVLAGKPLRGSNRHPDMPGWTELMEQHYNDMQALANTLLRAMTLALDIERDFFDTRFHEPISVLRMIHYPPRHTASSPEQEGAGAHTDYGCITLLYQDDAGGLQVRSRDGQWIDAPPITGSFVVNIGDMLARWSNDRYTSTPHRVVSPLGVDRYSMPFFAEPHPDTEISCLPNCSDAANPPKYPSVTSAEYLLSRFADTYAYRREEQVV, encoded by the coding sequence ATGAACAGTCTGCCAATTATCGATATCGCCCCTCTCTACAGCACCGACGAATCTGCCTGGCCCGCCGTGGCCGAGCAAATCGACCGTGCCTGCCGAGAGTGGGGTTTCTTCTACATCACCGGGCACCCGATCAGCCCGACGCGCATTGCCGAGCTGCTGGCGGCCGCCAGAACCTTCTTCGCCCAGCCGTCCGCGGAAAAGCTCAAGATCGACATCACCCAGACTGCCCACCATCGCGGCTACGGGGCGATTGCCACCGAGCAGTTGGACCCAAGCAAACCGAGTGATCTAAAAGAAACCTTCGACATGGGCTTTCACATGCCCGCCGATCACCCGGAAGTGCTGGCCGGTAAGCCGCTGCGTGGCTCCAACCGTCACCCGGACATGCCAGGCTGGACTGAGCTGATGGAGCAGCACTACAACGACATGCAGGCGCTGGCCAACACCCTGCTGCGCGCCATGACCTTGGCCTTGGATATCGAGCGCGACTTCTTCGACACGCGTTTTCATGAGCCGATCAGCGTGCTGCGCATGATCCACTACCCGCCACGCCACACTGCCAGCAGCCCCGAACAAGAAGGCGCCGGTGCGCACACCGATTACGGCTGCATCACCCTGCTCTATCAGGACGACGCCGGCGGCTTACAGGTACGCAGCCGCGATGGCCAGTGGATCGATGCGCCACCGATTACCGGTAGCTTTGTGGTCAATATCGGCGACATGCTCGCGCGCTGGAGCAACGACCGCTACACCTCGACGCCGCACCGGGTCGTCAGTCCGCTGGGGGTTGATCGCTACTCCATGCCGTTCTTCGCCGAGCCACACCCGGACACCGAAATCAGCTGCCTGCCGAACTGCTCGGACGCCGCCAACCCGCCGAAATACCCGTCCGTAACCAGCGCCGAATACCTGTTGTCGCGCTTTGCCGACACCTATGCCTATCGGCGCGAAGAGCAGGTAGTTTGA
- a CDS encoding adenosine deaminase: protein MYDWLNALPKAELHLHLEGSLEPELLFALAERNKIALPWNDVEALRSAYAFNNLQEFLDLYYAGANVLRSEQDFYDLTWAYLLKCKQQNVIHTEPFFDPQTHTDRGIPFEVVLRGIKQALVDGEKKLGISHGLILSFLRHLPEEEAFKTLEQAVPFRDAFIAVGLDSSEMGHPPSKFQRVFDKARSEGYLTVAHAGEEGPPEYIWEALDLLKIQRIDHGVRAIEDERLMQRIIDEQIPLTVCPLSNTKLCVFDDMRQHNILQMLERGVKVTVNSDDPAYFGGYVTENFAALHESLGMTQEQAKRLAQNSLDARLV from the coding sequence ATGTACGACTGGCTCAACGCCCTGCCCAAAGCCGAACTGCACCTGCACTTGGAAGGCTCACTCGAGCCCGAGCTGCTGTTTGCCTTGGCCGAACGCAACAAAATCGCCCTACCCTGGAACGACGTCGAAGCGCTGCGCAGTGCCTACGCCTTCAACAATCTGCAGGAGTTTCTCGACCTCTACTACGCTGGCGCCAATGTGCTGCGCAGCGAGCAGGACTTCTATGACCTGACCTGGGCCTACCTGCTCAAGTGCAAACAGCAGAACGTTATCCACACCGAACCGTTCTTCGATCCGCAGACCCACACCGACCGTGGCATTCCCTTCGAGGTGGTACTGCGCGGGATCAAACAGGCGCTGGTGGATGGCGAGAAAAAACTCGGCATCAGCCACGGTTTGATTTTGAGCTTTCTGCGCCATCTGCCCGAAGAAGAAGCATTCAAAACCTTGGAGCAGGCCGTGCCGTTCCGCGATGCGTTTATCGCCGTGGGTCTGGACAGTTCGGAAATGGGGCATCCGCCGAGCAAGTTTCAACGGGTGTTCGACAAGGCGCGCAGCGAAGGTTATCTGACCGTGGCCCACGCCGGCGAGGAAGGTCCGCCCGAGTACATCTGGGAAGCCCTAGATCTGCTGAAAATCCAGCGCATCGACCACGGCGTGCGCGCCATCGAAGATGAGCGTCTGATGCAGCGCATCATCGACGAGCAGATCCCGCTGACCGTCTGCCCGCTGTCGAATACCAAACTCTGCGTATTCGACGACATGCGCCAGCACAACATCCTGCAGATGCTTGAACGCGGCGTGAAGGTGACGGTGAACTCGGACGACCCGGCCTACTTTGGCGGCTACGTCACCGAAAACTTCGCCGCGCTGCACGAGAGCCTGGGCATGACCCAGGAGCAGGCTAAGCGCCTGGCGCAGAACAGCCTGGATGCGCGACTGGTCTGA
- a CDS encoding ABC transporter ATP-binding protein — MSSSPSTPRLQLSGISKRYPGCLANDRIDLSIAAGEIHALLGENGAGKSTLMKIIYGVTQPDSGEIRWQGEALKMRDPAMARSLGVGMVFQHFSLFETLTVAENIALAMGASAGTPKQLEPKIREVSQRYGMALEPGRLVHSLSIGERQRVEIVRCLMQDIKLLILDEPTSVLTPQEADELFVTLRRLADEGCSILFISHKLGEVRALCQSATVLRGGKVSGHCVPSECSDLQLARLMVGDAEGLESSYPKAAGGLTRLRVDDLSWDNIDPFGSDLHNLRLEVRSGEIVGIAGVAGNGQDELLALLSGETLLPRNEHARISLDQKPIAHLHPDARRKLGLAFVPAERLGHGAVPDMSLADNALLTAFQQGLLSKGLIQRSKVRALADEIIQRFAVKTPDSDAPARSLSGGNLQKFILGREILQNPKLLVAAHPTWGVDVGAAAAIHRALIALRDGGAAILVISEDLDELFQISDRIGALCSGKLSALAETAQTSPVEVGRWMAGEFAPASPITRPAAATAAGLS, encoded by the coding sequence ATGTCCAGTTCCCCCTCTACTCCGCGTTTGCAGCTGAGCGGTATCAGCAAGCGCTACCCCGGCTGCCTGGCCAACGACCGTATCGACCTGAGCATCGCCGCTGGCGAAATCCATGCACTGCTGGGCGAAAACGGTGCGGGTAAAAGCACCTTGATGAAGATCATTTACGGCGTCACCCAACCCGACAGCGGCGAAATCCGCTGGCAGGGCGAAGCCTTGAAGATGCGCGACCCTGCCATGGCACGCAGCCTCGGCGTGGGCATGGTATTCCAGCATTTCTCGCTGTTTGAAACCCTCACCGTGGCCGAGAACATCGCTCTGGCCATGGGTGCCAGCGCGGGCACACCCAAGCAGCTGGAGCCGAAAATTCGTGAGGTGTCGCAGCGTTACGGCATGGCCTTGGAGCCGGGTCGACTGGTACACAGCCTGTCCATCGGCGAGCGCCAGCGAGTGGAGATCGTCCGCTGCCTGATGCAGGACATCAAACTGCTGATCCTCGATGAGCCGACCTCGGTACTCACCCCGCAGGAGGCCGACGAGTTGTTCGTCACCTTGCGCCGCCTGGCCGACGAGGGCTGCAGCATCCTGTTTATCAGCCACAAGCTCGGTGAAGTACGCGCGCTGTGTCAGAGCGCCACGGTGCTGCGTGGCGGCAAAGTGTCCGGCCATTGCGTGCCGAGTGAGTGCTCGGATCTGCAATTGGCGCGGCTGATGGTCGGCGACGCCGAGGGACTGGAGAGCAGCTACCCAAAAGCCGCCGGCGGCCTTACACGCCTGCGTGTGGATGATCTCAGCTGGGACAACATTGACCCGTTCGGCAGCGACCTGCACAACCTGCGTTTGGAAGTGCGCAGCGGCGAAATCGTCGGTATCGCCGGCGTCGCCGGTAATGGTCAGGATGAGTTACTCGCCCTGCTCAGCGGCGAAACCCTTCTGCCGCGCAACGAGCATGCGCGTATCAGCCTCGATCAAAAACCCATCGCCCACCTCCACCCGGATGCCCGGCGCAAACTCGGCCTGGCCTTTGTTCCGGCCGAGCGTTTGGGCCACGGCGCCGTGCCGGACATGAGTCTGGCCGATAACGCCCTGCTCACCGCATTTCAGCAAGGGTTGCTGAGTAAGGGGCTGATCCAGCGCAGCAAGGTGCGCGCCCTGGCGGACGAGATCATCCAGCGTTTTGCGGTGAAAACCCCGGATTCCGATGCGCCAGCGCGCAGCTTGTCCGGCGGCAATTTGCAGAAATTCATCCTCGGCCGCGAAATTCTGCAAAACCCGAAACTGCTGGTGGCCGCGCATCCAACCTGGGGCGTGGACGTGGGCGCGGCGGCGGCGATTCACCGCGCGCTGATTGCCCTGCGCGATGGCGGCGCAGCGATTCTGGTGATCTCCGAAGACCTCGACGAACTGTTCCAGATCAGCGATCGCATTGGCGCGCTGTGCAGCGGCAAGCTCTCCGCCTTGGCTGAAACCGCACAAACCTCTCCGGTCGAAGTCGGCCGTTGGATGGCTGGCGAGTTCGCCCCTGCATCCCCTATTACCCGCCCCGCCGCAGCGACCGCTGCCGGCCTGAGCTGA
- a CDS encoding IMPACT family protein, with translation MPFTLLAPCDYREEIRKSRFITLAAPVTSAAEAQAFIAAHSDTNASHNCWAWKVGQQYRFSDDGEPGGTAGRPILAAIEAQDMDQVAVLVIRWYGGIQLGTGGLARAYGGSANKCLQTAERRELIARDHYCCHCLFAELPLFKARLSELDCLLQAESYDATGADLQLAVPPQRVAELQRLLADISRGRIELQLQ, from the coding sequence ATGCCCTTCACCCTGCTCGCACCTTGCGACTACCGCGAGGAGATTCGCAAAAGCCGCTTTATCACCCTCGCCGCGCCGGTTACCAGCGCGGCTGAGGCGCAGGCGTTTATCGCCGCGCACAGCGATACCAACGCCAGCCACAACTGCTGGGCCTGGAAGGTCGGCCAGCAGTACCGCTTCAGTGACGACGGTGAACCCGGTGGCACCGCCGGCCGACCGATACTGGCAGCGATTGAGGCGCAGGATATGGATCAGGTGGCGGTACTGGTGATCCGCTGGTACGGCGGCATCCAACTCGGCACCGGCGGCCTGGCTCGCGCCTACGGCGGCAGCGCCAACAAATGCCTGCAAACGGCCGAGCGCCGCGAACTGATTGCCCGCGACCACTACTGCTGCCATTGCCTGTTCGCCGAACTGCCGCTGTTCAAGGCGCGCCTGAGCGAACTGGATTGCCTGCTGCAAGCCGAAAGCTACGACGCAACGGGCGCCGATTTACAGCTGGCCGTACCACCACAACGGGTTGCCGAGCTGCAACGGCTGCTGGCGGATATCAGCCGTGGGCGGATTGAGCTGCAACTGCAATAA
- a CDS encoding copper chaperone PCu(A)C: MLLKKTLLIAALLSPSLFASAHEYSAGELHIEHPWSREMPPVAPTAAAYFVVHNKGAEADRLVSVATPVAGKAEMHEHLHADGLMKMQQVQSVAIPAGGEVKFEPMGYHVMLFNLKQQAKDGERFPLTLTFEKAGAVEVEITVQKDAPAQEAAHH, from the coding sequence ATGCTGTTGAAAAAGACCCTGCTGATTGCTGCCTTACTGAGCCCGAGCCTGTTTGCCAGCGCCCATGAATACAGCGCGGGTGAGTTGCATATCGAGCATCCTTGGTCGCGGGAAATGCCGCCGGTGGCGCCTACAGCGGCAGCCTATTTTGTGGTGCACAACAAGGGCGCCGAAGCTGATCGGCTGGTGAGCGTGGCGACGCCGGTGGCCGGCAAGGCCGAGATGCATGAACACCTTCATGCCGATGGCTTGATGAAAATGCAGCAGGTGCAAAGCGTGGCAATTCCCGCCGGCGGCGAAGTGAAATTCGAGCCGATGGGTTATCACGTGATGCTGTTCAACCTGAAGCAGCAGGCCAAAGACGGCGAGCGCTTTCCGCTGACCCTGACCTTCGAAAAGGCCGGTGCGGTTGAGGTGGAGATCACCGTGCAGAAGGATGCGCCGGCGCAAGAAGCCGCGCACCACTGA
- a CDS encoding TetR/AcrR family transcriptional regulator produces the protein MTVEIHAHSVDPTAKPAGRIRQKNEEAIIQAAEEEFAKHGFKGTSMNTIAQNVGLPKANLHYYFSNKLGLYQAVLVNILELWDNTFNTLTVDDDPATALAGYIRAKMEFSRRHPKASRIYAMEVISGGEHLSQMLNQDYQAWFRGRAAVFEAWSAAGKMDPVDPVHLIFLLWGSTQHYADFASQICRVTGRSRLVKADYEEAAEQLTSIILKGCGLTPPK, from the coding sequence ATGACTGTTGAAATACACGCACACAGTGTCGACCCGACTGCCAAACCTGCCGGGCGTATTCGGCAGAAAAACGAAGAAGCCATCATCCAGGCCGCCGAAGAAGAATTCGCCAAGCACGGCTTCAAAGGCACCAGCATGAACACCATCGCGCAGAACGTCGGGCTGCCGAAAGCCAACTTGCATTACTACTTCAGCAACAAGCTGGGGTTGTATCAGGCGGTGCTGGTGAACATCCTCGAACTGTGGGACAACACCTTCAACACCCTGACCGTAGACGATGACCCTGCCACTGCGCTGGCCGGCTATATCCGCGCCAAGATGGAATTCTCTCGCCGCCACCCAAAAGCCTCGCGCATCTATGCCATGGAAGTGATCAGCGGCGGCGAGCACCTGTCGCAGATGCTCAATCAGGATTACCAGGCCTGGTTCCGTGGCCGCGCCGCAGTGTTCGAGGCCTGGAGCGCCGCCGGCAAGATGGACCCGGTCGACCCGGTGCACCTGATCTTCCTGCTGTGGGGCAGCACCCAGCACTACGCCGACTTCGCCTCGCAGATCTGCCGCGTCACCGGTCGCTCGCGCCTGGTCAAAGCCGATTACGAAGAAGCGGCAGAGCAACTGACCAGCATCATCCTCAAGGGCTGCGGCCTGACCCCGCCGAAGTAG
- a CDS encoding PepSY-associated TM helix domain-containing protein has translation MSRRAPAFYNLAWRWHFYAGLFVIPFLILLSLTGIIYLFKPQLDQLMYPELLQVPVAAQQISADQQLAAVQQAYPQALIKQYMPPVTEGRSAQFVVDNAGQALNLFVDPYRGTLLGSQDAQSNLQAIARQLHGELMIGTVGDRLIELAAGWGIVLVVSGLYLWWPRGSSGAGVLWPRLSARGRLLWRDLHAVTGFWGSLFLLFMLLTGMTWTGFWGAQFAGAWNHFPAAMWDDVPQSGKLTGSLNNSSQQTVAWAVETTPLPASDPHAAHNGHAANPASSAAPQVSLQQVVDSAAEQGVQPGYSITLPKGERGVYSVALFADDPRNDATLHIDQYSGAVLADVRWKDYGLVARAVETGVVLHEGKLFGLANQLFMLLVCLLILLSAVSGLLMWWMRRPQGRFGVPPLRHDLPRWKTAIVIMCLLGAAFPLVGASLLLIWALDWLLLSRLAGLRPLASD, from the coding sequence ATGAGCCGACGTGCTCCTGCTTTTTACAACCTGGCCTGGCGCTGGCACTTCTATGCCGGGCTGTTCGTTATCCCGTTTCTGATCCTGCTGTCGCTCACCGGGATCATTTATCTGTTCAAACCGCAGCTCGATCAGCTGATGTACCCCGAGCTGCTGCAGGTGCCGGTGGCGGCGCAGCAGATCAGCGCGGATCAGCAATTGGCGGCGGTGCAGCAGGCGTATCCGCAGGCGTTGATTAAACAGTACATGCCGCCAGTGACCGAGGGCCGCAGCGCGCAGTTTGTTGTCGATAATGCCGGGCAAGCGCTGAACCTGTTTGTCGACCCTTATCGCGGCACGCTGCTCGGCAGCCAGGATGCGCAGAGCAACCTGCAAGCCATCGCCCGCCAGCTGCACGGCGAGCTGATGATTGGCACTGTCGGCGATCGCTTGATCGAGTTGGCCGCGGGCTGGGGCATTGTCTTGGTGGTGTCGGGTCTGTACCTGTGGTGGCCGCGCGGTAGCAGCGGGGCGGGTGTGCTGTGGCCACGACTGAGTGCGCGAGGGCGTTTGCTGTGGCGCGACTTGCATGCCGTGACAGGCTTCTGGGGTTCGCTGTTTTTGCTGTTTATGCTGCTCACCGGTATGACCTGGACCGGCTTTTGGGGCGCGCAGTTTGCCGGTGCCTGGAATCACTTTCCGGCGGCGATGTGGGATGACGTGCCGCAGTCCGGAAAGCTCACCGGCAGTCTGAACAACAGCAGCCAGCAGACCGTGGCTTGGGCGGTGGAAACCACGCCGCTGCCGGCTTCCGACCCGCATGCCGCACACAATGGCCATGCTGCCAATCCTGCGTCCAGCGCTGCGCCGCAGGTCAGCTTGCAGCAGGTGGTCGACAGCGCCGCTGAGCAGGGCGTGCAACCGGGTTACAGCATCACCCTGCCCAAGGGCGAGCGTGGTGTGTACAGCGTGGCGCTGTTCGCCGATGACCCGCGCAACGATGCCACCCTGCATATCGACCAATACAGCGGCGCGGTGCTGGCCGATGTGCGTTGGAAGGATTACGGCCTGGTGGCCAGAGCCGTGGAAACCGGCGTCGTGCTGCACGAAGGCAAGCTGTTCGGCTTGGCCAACCAGCTGTTTATGCTGCTGGTGTGTCTGTTGATTCTGCTCAGCGCGGTCAGCGGTTTGTTGATGTGGTGGATGCGTCGCCCGCAAGGGCGCTTTGGTGTGCCACCGCTGCGCCACGACTTACCTCGCTGGAAAACCGCCATCGTCATCATGTGCCTGCTCGGTGCGGCCTTCCCGCTGGTAGGAGCTTCGCTGCTGCTGATCTGGGCGCTGGACTGGCTGTTGTTGTCGCGGCTTGCCGGGCTGCGTCCGCTGGCCAGCGATTGA